The genomic region CGCCGGACCGTGGGCCGCAGCTGCCCGGCCGGGCGACCAGCTCGTGCTCAGCGGCCCGGGAGGCGGGTACCTGCCGGACCCGGCGGCCGACGTCCATGTGCTGGCCGGCGACGAGTCGGCCCTGCCGGCGATCGCCGCCGCACTCGAGGTGATGGCGCCCGATGCCCGGGGTTCGGTGTTCATCGAGACCTTCGGACCGGCTGACGAACTCGCACTCGACCGGCCCGTCGGCGTTGGATTGCACTGGTTGCACCGCGACGACGCCGAGGCGGGCACCACCACACTGCTCGCCGACGCGCTCCGCGAGCTCGGCCGGCCTGCCGGTCGGGTGCAGGTGTTCGCACACGGCGAGCGGGAGTCGATGAAGGCCGTGCGCGACGCGCTGCAGAGTTGGGACCTGAGCCGTGGTGACCTGTCGCTCTCCGGCTACTGGGCCAACGGTCGCACCGAGGACAGGTTCCAGGCCGAGAAGCGGGAGCCGATCGGCGTCATCCTCTGAGACTGGTATGCTCTGGGTCTTAGGAACCTGGTGTGCTG from Nakamurella sp. A5-74 harbors:
- a CDS encoding siderophore-interacting protein, which translates into the protein MVVLQVLGSERLTDHLVRVWVGGPGFPEFRNNEFSDRYCKLHFAKPELGLTPPYDLTELRDRLAPGDLPVTRTYTIREVREDRLAIDFVVHGDSGIAGPWAAAARPGDQLVLSGPGGGYLPDPAADVHVLAGDESALPAIAAALEVMAPDARGSVFIETFGPADELALDRPVGVGLHWLHRDDAEAGTTTLLADALRELGRPAGRVQVFAHGERESMKAVRDALQSWDLSRGDLSLSGYWANGRTEDRFQAEKREPIGVIL